From Methylocystis sp. ATCC 49242, one genomic window encodes:
- a CDS encoding exonuclease SbcCD subunit D, protein MIRLLHTADWHLGAALQGWPRETEHRAALAQLVAVARDRAVDAIVVAGDIFDSLNPSAEAQRLLYDTLRDLRAACPRAAIVLVAGNHDPAGRLEAPRALFEIAGVASVGVVDRRERALDLAAHLSPIMDATGRVGAHLLALPYPRAADLPLAGPEVTGSPVVWGVRELYREAVAAARAQIGDAPLILTGHLHIAGGLESEGAERRILVGGEHAAPPEIFPTDVAYVALGHLHRPQAVGRDTIRYSGSLIPMSKTEIDYDHGVSIVDIDDAGGAKIEHVSFARAVAHLRIPTRGALSPGEIEGVLVALDVDTQSAPDLRPFVHLAVKVDAPAVGLKAEIDAICEKFPIRLVSLSVERPQYQASPQAAPVRLAERQPLELFREAFERAHGVAPSTEHLRCFERLSQES, encoded by the coding sequence GTGATTCGACTTCTCCACACCGCCGACTGGCACCTGGGCGCTGCGCTGCAAGGCTGGCCGCGCGAGACCGAGCACCGCGCCGCGCTGGCGCAGCTCGTCGCCGTCGCCAGAGATCGCGCGGTCGACGCGATAGTCGTCGCCGGCGATATTTTCGACAGCCTCAACCCCTCCGCCGAGGCCCAGCGACTTTTATACGACACGCTGCGCGACCTGCGCGCCGCCTGTCCCCGCGCGGCGATCGTCCTGGTCGCCGGAAACCACGACCCCGCCGGCCGACTGGAGGCGCCGCGCGCCCTTTTCGAGATTGCCGGCGTCGCCTCGGTCGGCGTCGTCGACCGACGCGAGCGGGCGCTCGATCTCGCGGCCCATCTTTCGCCGATCATGGACGCCACGGGCCGCGTCGGCGCGCATCTCCTTGCGCTGCCCTATCCGCGCGCGGCCGACCTTCCGCTCGCGGGGCCGGAGGTCACGGGCTCGCCCGTCGTCTGGGGCGTGCGGGAGCTTTATCGTGAGGCCGTCGCCGCCGCGCGTGCGCAGATTGGCGATGCGCCCCTGATCCTTACCGGGCACCTGCACATCGCGGGCGGGCTGGAATCCGAAGGAGCCGAGCGGCGCATTCTCGTCGGCGGCGAACATGCCGCGCCGCCGGAGATTTTTCCCACCGACGTCGCCTATGTGGCGCTCGGCCATCTGCACCGCCCGCAAGCCGTCGGCCGCGATACAATCCGCTATTCGGGTTCGCTCATCCCGATGTCGAAGACCGAAATCGACTATGACCATGGCGTCAGCATCGTCGACATCGACGACGCGGGCGGCGCGAAAATCGAACATGTCTCCTTCGCCCGCGCCGTCGCGCATCTGCGCATTCCCACCAGAGGGGCGTTGTCGCCGGGGGAAATCGAAGGCGTGCTCGTGGCGCTCGATGTGGATACGCAATCCGCGCCGGACTTGCGGCCCTTCGTTCACCTCGCCGTGAAGGTCGACGCTCCCGCCGTCGGGCTGAAAGCGGAGATCGACGCGATCTGCGAGAAATTCCCGATCCGTCTCGTGTCGCTCAGCGTCGAGCGTCCTCAATATCAGGCGTCGCCGCAGGCCGCTCCCGTGCGTCTCGCCGAGCGTCAGCCGCTCGAACTGTTCCGCGAGGCTTTCGAACGCGCGCATGGCGTCGCGCCATCGACCGAGCATCTGCGCTGCTTCGAGCGCCTCTCGCAGGAGTCGTAG
- a CDS encoding TCR/Tet family MFS transporter: protein MNFAPKRPREAAFVFILITVALDMLALGVMIPVLPKLIAEFEGGDLRSAATVTGVFGFSWALMQFLFQPVLGALSDRYGRRPVVLLSNLGLGLDYIFMALAPSLGFLFLGRLISGITAASVATANAYITDITPPEKRAGRFGLIGAAFGVGFILGPAIGGVLGDYGLRLPFWAAAAFSLANALYGFFILPESLAPEKRTPKIVWRSANVLGSLHFLRSQPALAMIAGALFLSYLAHESLPALFVLYTQYRYNWDPGTTGWALAIVGVSQTVVSGGLVRPAVARLGEKKTLAIALVSGALGFAAYAFAPTGAIFMAAPPLIAMWGMANPSFQGLATRFAGASEQGRLQGALGSLRGVSGMVGPLFFTQIFAGSIYFGAFPGAGYFIAALLLVASLMIARAAIKRSTVQAP, encoded by the coding sequence ATGAACTTTGCGCCGAAGCGCCCGCGCGAAGCGGCGTTCGTCTTCATCCTCATCACCGTTGCGCTGGACATGCTGGCGCTCGGCGTGATGATCCCCGTCCTGCCGAAGCTCATCGCCGAGTTCGAGGGCGGCGACTTGCGCTCGGCGGCGACGGTCACCGGCGTCTTCGGCTTCTCCTGGGCGCTGATGCAGTTCCTCTTCCAGCCCGTGCTCGGCGCACTCTCGGACCGCTACGGCCGGCGCCCCGTGGTGCTGCTGTCGAATCTCGGGCTCGGCCTCGATTATATCTTCATGGCGCTGGCGCCCTCGCTCGGCTTCCTCTTCCTCGGCCGGCTCATTTCGGGAATAACCGCCGCAAGCGTGGCGACCGCCAACGCCTACATCACCGACATCACGCCGCCAGAGAAACGCGCCGGCCGTTTCGGCCTGATCGGCGCGGCATTCGGCGTCGGCTTCATTCTTGGACCGGCGATCGGCGGGGTTCTCGGCGATTATGGCTTGCGCCTGCCCTTCTGGGCCGCGGCGGCTTTCAGTCTCGCGAATGCGCTCTATGGCTTTTTCATCCTGCCGGAGTCGCTGGCGCCCGAAAAGCGCACGCCGAAGATCGTCTGGCGCAGCGCCAATGTGCTCGGTTCGCTCCATTTCCTGCGCAGCCAGCCGGCGCTAGCGATGATCGCGGGCGCCCTGTTCCTCTCCTATCTCGCGCATGAGTCGCTGCCGGCGCTCTTCGTGCTCTACACCCAGTATCGCTACAATTGGGATCCCGGCACGACCGGCTGGGCGCTGGCGATCGTGGGCGTTTCGCAGACCGTGGTCTCCGGGGGCCTGGTGCGTCCCGCCGTCGCGCGTCTGGGCGAAAAGAAGACGCTCGCCATTGCGCTCGTCAGCGGCGCGCTGGGATTCGCGGCCTACGCCTTCGCGCCGACGGGCGCGATCTTCATGGCTGCGCCCCCGCTGATCGCCATGTGGGGCATGGCGAACCCGTCCTTTCAGGGTCTCGCGACGCGCTTCGCCGGCGCCTCCGAGCAAGGGCGTCTGCAAGGCGCGCTCGGCAGCCTGCGCGGCGTTTCCGGAATGGTGGGGCCGCTGTTCTTCACGCAAATTTTCGCGGGGTCGATCTATTTCGGCGCCTTCCCCGGCGCCGGCTATTTCATCGCCGCGCTGCTCCTCGTCGCCAGCCTGATGATCGCGCGGGCGGCGATAAAGCGGTCGACCGTTCAGGCTCCGTAA
- a CDS encoding AAA family ATPase, giving the protein MRILAIRGENLASLGERFSIELEQEPLRSAGLFAITGETGAGKSTILDALCLALYDDFPRAGSHNPKERVLDASGDAILAKDPGNILRRGAGRGHAEVDFVARDGLRYRARCELRRARNKASGALQNRGRSLWRIDEDGAVVATLESGVEPVNRRIVELTDLTFDQFRRTALLAQGDFDAFLRADAKERAELLEKITGAEIYGRLSKRAFDFAREAQQQLATLEQRRADIGVMPEEERAATAEEAERVTEQRAALATEREATNAALRRHDVLAQALAKLAQAESDCAAAAAAYEAVGPQRATLADLARAEPLRAPRDDVERAAKALAEKREEAARALAQAHQAQQALDDAQARERAAGEALALIEAEIERLSPIWAQASELDLRIAALAQEEEKARRLAQEAAARAKEKQDEAARILAQKAETEREREKADAEFARFASAQALSERWSEIDEWLGKRAEIAKAKTVAGERLRAALSELKRSEEMRAAFDAADEADCAARDALFAQLAERGAALGALDEADAQQRAEALTRAHDLLQALSGCAREHDRARAQAAASGVEVARFSQETEALAQQLENLRQTRDANAKQSEEAARLGELADAAADQHALRLRAALEVGAPCPVCGGLEHPFAQAQDAAQKLVAELRARRDAARRALTQTDAEIAAASAQEAKARALHGDAARRHAEAEAAAVRAEQDYGALLARQPHDAAPSSIEGALSQLVALIEKTSAEREEIAQKLTAARRLRGELDRLRAQYDEKRNAIEARRVDRDAAVALARNAGEERARFESAISGHGERIESLDRSLAPFLKLCDLASVDLDRDFAGARGRLEKAGAHYRAAKDALEVLAAKSSTLALRAATLEAEARGAAASEAEARIAHEERRHDLAAMRAERAQLLGGEETAAHRARCEDRNRSAVAARETAREAMTEAGKTKAACDERNGRCGDDVVAAEAALSKARTAFARALEQTGFDAPAAASLLALTPEQTAAMRGEVEAALQALANSQAAVAARRKDVEEAQAAGPPETPREELAAHEAALAQQLDALATRLGVLQEKLTQDDKARAQAQALWNEIEAARTTRRLWDEINEAIGSATGDKFRRFAQSVTLEQLVALANQRLALLAPRYALERSGDVGALGLQIVDRDLGDERRSTRSLSGGERFLASLALALALAGLEGRDSFVDTLFIDEGFGALDSATLDVAVDALENLQGQGRKVGVISHVESMHQRIATKICVERRGGGVSVVRLRAPGYGA; this is encoded by the coding sequence TTGCGAATCCTTGCGATCAGGGGCGAAAATCTCGCGAGCCTCGGCGAAAGATTTTCGATCGAACTGGAGCAGGAGCCGCTTCGTTCCGCGGGACTTTTTGCGATCACCGGCGAGACCGGCGCGGGAAAGTCGACGATCCTCGACGCGCTTTGTCTCGCCCTGTACGACGATTTTCCTCGCGCGGGCTCCCACAATCCCAAGGAGCGCGTTCTCGACGCCTCCGGAGACGCCATTCTGGCGAAGGACCCCGGAAACATTCTGCGGCGCGGCGCAGGCCGCGGTCATGCCGAAGTGGACTTCGTAGCGCGCGACGGACTCCGTTACCGCGCGCGTTGTGAACTGCGGCGCGCGCGCAACAAGGCAAGCGGCGCTTTGCAAAATCGCGGACGTAGCCTGTGGCGCATCGACGAAGACGGCGCTGTCGTCGCGACGCTCGAATCCGGCGTCGAGCCCGTCAATCGCCGCATCGTCGAACTCACGGATCTCACATTCGATCAGTTCCGCCGCACGGCGCTTCTCGCTCAGGGCGATTTCGACGCCTTTCTGCGCGCCGACGCCAAGGAGCGGGCCGAGCTTCTCGAAAAAATCACCGGCGCTGAAATCTATGGGCGCCTCTCGAAGCGCGCCTTCGATTTCGCGCGGGAGGCGCAGCAGCAGCTCGCGACGCTTGAGCAGCGCCGCGCCGACATCGGCGTCATGCCGGAGGAGGAGCGCGCGGCGACAGCCGAAGAAGCGGAGCGCGTGACGGAGCAGCGCGCTGCGCTCGCTACGGAGCGCGAAGCGACCAACGCAGCGCTGCGCCGCCACGACGTGCTCGCGCAGGCGCTGGCGAAGCTCGCGCAGGCCGAAAGCGATTGCGCTGCGGCCGCCGCGGCGTATGAGGCGGTGGGGCCGCAGCGCGCCACGCTCGCCGATCTTGCGCGCGCCGAGCCCTTGCGCGCGCCGCGCGACGATGTCGAGCGCGCTGCGAAAGCGCTCGCAGAAAAGCGCGAGGAAGCGGCGCGCGCCCTTGCGCAGGCGCATCAGGCGCAGCAGGCGCTCGACGACGCGCAGGCGCGCGAGCGCGCCGCCGGCGAGGCGCTTGCTCTGATTGAAGCGGAAATCGAGCGGCTCTCGCCAATATGGGCGCAGGCGAGCGAACTCGATTTACGCATCGCCGCGCTTGCGCAAGAGGAAGAGAAGGCGCGTCGTCTCGCACAGGAAGCGGCCGCGCGCGCAAAAGAGAAGCAGGACGAGGCGGCCAGGATTCTTGCACAAAAGGCGGAAACCGAGCGCGAGAGAGAAAAGGCGGACGCCGAATTCGCGCGCTTCGCATCCGCGCAGGCGCTGAGCGAGCGCTGGAGCGAGATCGACGAATGGCTCGGCAAACGCGCCGAAATCGCCAAAGCAAAAACTGTCGCAGGCGAACGACTGCGTGCCGCGCTTTCGGAACTGAAACGCAGCGAGGAAATGCGCGCCGCTTTCGACGCCGCGGACGAGGCCGACTGCGCCGCGCGCGATGCGCTGTTCGCGCAACTGGCCGAGCGCGGCGCGGCGCTCGGCGCGCTCGACGAGGCCGACGCGCAGCAGCGCGCGGAAGCGCTCACGCGCGCGCATGATCTGCTGCAGGCGTTGAGCGGTTGCGCGCGCGAGCATGACCGGGCAAGGGCGCAGGCGGCCGCCTCAGGCGTGGAGGTCGCGCGCTTTTCGCAGGAGACGGAAGCGCTCGCGCAACAATTGGAAAACTTGCGCCAGACGCGGGATGCGAACGCGAAGCAGAGCGAGGAGGCCGCGCGACTTGGCGAGCTCGCCGACGCGGCCGCCGATCAACATGCGCTGCGCTTGCGTGCGGCGCTGGAGGTTGGCGCGCCATGCCCCGTTTGCGGCGGGCTGGAGCATCCATTCGCGCAGGCGCAGGATGCGGCGCAGAAACTCGTTGCGGAATTGCGCGCGCGGCGCGACGCCGCGCGGCGTGCGTTGACGCAGACGGATGCGGAAATTGCGGCGGCCTCGGCGCAGGAGGCGAAGGCGCGCGCGCTTCATGGCGACGCCGCGCGCCGTCATGCGGAGGCGGAGGCCGCGGCGGTGCGCGCGGAGCAGGATTACGGCGCGCTTCTCGCCCGGCAGCCGCATGACGCGGCGCCGTCATCGATAGAGGGCGCGTTGTCGCAGCTTGTCGCGCTCATCGAAAAAACGTCGGCCGAACGCGAAGAGATCGCGCAGAAGCTCACCGCGGCGCGTCGCCTGCGCGGCGAGCTGGATCGGCTGCGCGCGCAATATGACGAGAAGCGCAATGCTATCGAGGCGCGCCGCGTCGATCGCGATGCTGCCGTCGCGCTCGCCCGAAACGCCGGGGAAGAGCGCGCGCGGTTTGAATCTGCAATCTCCGGCCATGGCGAACGCATCGAGTCTCTCGATCGCTCGCTCGCGCCCTTCCTGAAGCTTTGCGATCTCGCAAGCGTCGATCTCGACCGCGATTTCGCCGGCGCGCGAGGGCGACTGGAAAAAGCCGGCGCGCATTACCGTGCGGCGAAGGACGCGCTCGAGGTTTTGGCGGCGAAGTCGTCAACTCTCGCCTTGCGCGCGGCGACTCTGGAGGCCGAAGCGCGCGGGGCGGCGGCGAGCGAGGCCGAAGCCAGGATTGCGCATGAGGAGCGCCGGCATGATCTCGCCGCGATGCGGGCCGAACGCGCACAGCTCCTCGGCGGCGAGGAGACGGCGGCTCATCGGGCGCGCTGCGAGGACCGCAATCGTTCGGCCGTAGCGGCGCGCGAGACTGCGCGTGAGGCCATGACCGAGGCCGGCAAGACGAAAGCGGCGTGCGACGAGCGCAATGGGCGTTGCGGTGACGATGTCGTGGCTGCGGAAGCCGCGCTTTCGAAAGCGCGCACGGCCTTCGCCCGAGCGCTCGAACAGACGGGTTTCGATGCGCCGGCAGCCGCGTCATTGCTCGCGCTCACGCCGGAGCAGACCGCGGCGATGCGAGGCGAGGTCGAGGCTGCGCTGCAAGCCCTCGCCAACTCGCAGGCCGCTGTCGCCGCAAGGCGCAAGGATGTCGAGGAAGCGCAAGCCGCCGGGCCGCCGGAGACGCCGCGCGAAGAACTTGCCGCGCATGAGGCGGCGCTCGCGCAGCAACTCGACGCGCTCGCGACCCGACTGGGCGTATTGCAGGAGAAGCTGACGCAGGACGACAAGGCGCGCGCCCAGGCGCAGGCGCTTTGGAATGAAATCGAGGCGGCGCGGACGACGCGCAGGCTTTGGGATGAAATCAATGAAGCGATCGGCTCGGCGACGGGCGACAAGTTCCGCCGCTTTGCCCAAAGCGTGACTCTGGAGCAACTCGTCGCGCTCGCCAACCAGCGCCTCGCGCTGCTTGCTCCGCGTTACGCGCTGGAGCGTTCGGGCGACGTTGGCGCCCTCGGGTTGCAGATCGTCGACCGGGATCTTGGCGACGAGCGCCGCTCCACGCGCTCGCTCTCGGGCGGAGAGCGCTTTCTGGCGTCGCTCGCCCTGGCGTTGGCGCTGGCGGGGCTGGAGGGGCGCGACTCCTTCGTCGACACGCTCTTCATCGACGAAGGATTCGGCGCGCTGGATTCGGCGACGCTCGACGTCGCCGTCGACGCGCTGGAGAATCTGCAAGGGCAGGGACGCAAGGTCGGCGTCATCAGCCATGTCGAATCAATGCACCAGCGGATCGCGACGAAGATCTGCGTCGAGCGACGCGGTGGCGGCGTCTCCGTCGTGCGGCTGCGCGCGCCCGGTTACGGAGCCTGA
- a CDS encoding HNH endonuclease, giving the protein MLNADYRPLSYYPLSLWGWQDAIKAVFLDRVNIVSEYDKTVKSPSFEIRLPSVVSLKEYVRPTRQPAFTRFNVFLRDRFTCQYCGAHDELTFDHVIPRSKGGATTWENVVAACSPCNLRKGDRLPHEVHMSPAQAPFQPSVSDLHRNGRLFPPNYLHESWMDYLYWDSVLEP; this is encoded by the coding sequence GTGCTCAACGCAGACTACCGGCCGCTGAGCTATTATCCGCTTTCACTATGGGGCTGGCAGGACGCGATAAAGGCGGTGTTTCTGGACCGCGTGAACATCGTCTCCGAATATGACAAGACAGTCAAAAGCCCGAGCTTCGAGATCAGGCTGCCATCCGTCGTCTCGCTGAAGGAATATGTGCGGCCGACGCGCCAGCCGGCATTCACGCGATTCAACGTGTTTCTGCGGGACCGCTTCACCTGCCAATATTGCGGCGCGCATGACGAATTGACCTTCGATCATGTCATCCCCCGCTCCAAGGGCGGAGCGACGACATGGGAAAATGTCGTGGCGGCGTGCTCGCCCTGCAACCTGCGCAAGGGCGACCGGCTGCCGCACGAGGTCCACATGTCGCCCGCGCAGGCGCCCTTTCAGCCGAGCGTTTCCGATCTGCATCGCAACGGCCGCCTGTTCCCGCCCAATTACCTGCACGAAAGCTGGATGGATTATCTCTATTGGGATTCGGTGCTCGAACCCTGA
- a CDS encoding porin → MRLGVAHFALAIGAFGLFSATAATPAAADTASEIRALKARLLKLEAEEARARREAKAQEKAAAAAAVAQATRGRYSGGSAPDPTQSLQHWYDRLSLRGYSQMRYNDILSGGPFYNDISTPGDKSVGPRQNFFIRRARIILSGDVSEHLYLYFQNDFASSPSGTFSNSPTFNPPGNFAAQQVYYYYNQPFGLFAYPGWNQQGNYSSAPGNFGQIRDLYADIYFDKDKEFRVRAGQSKIPYGFENMQSSQNRLALDRADAINSCCKDERDLGLFFYYTPKEMRHLFRDLVKNNLKGSGDYGMVGFGVYNGQGANRIELNKNTHLVARFTYPYVFENGQIVEASVQGYTGKFVPYTTGIRPSLGMGTNWAGFIPSGSPLADIGSGFTPYVDGSGWNNLGNYNLSSWGARNGWGPVVANGGTGIQDSRVAVTGVIYPQPFGIRAEWNWGVGPQLNETQTAITKRTLNGGYVEATYKYEDKEFGTGTWFPFVKWQYYNGGAKFENNAPLMRVNEWDVGVEYQPLPELEFTAIYSHMDRTNVQAAPYRQFQADLMRMQLQWNY, encoded by the coding sequence ATGAGGCTTGGAGTTGCACATTTCGCGCTCGCTATCGGGGCGTTTGGGCTGTTCTCGGCGACTGCGGCGACCCCCGCCGCCGCTGACACCGCCTCTGAAATCCGTGCGCTGAAGGCGCGCCTGTTGAAGCTGGAAGCCGAGGAAGCGCGCGCGAGGCGGGAGGCGAAGGCGCAGGAGAAGGCCGCTGCGGCGGCAGCGGTCGCCCAGGCGACGCGCGGCCGTTATTCGGGCGGTTCGGCGCCGGACCCGACCCAATCGCTGCAGCACTGGTACGACCGCCTCAGCCTTCGCGGCTATTCGCAGATGCGATACAACGACATTCTGAGCGGCGGGCCGTTTTACAACGACATCTCCACGCCCGGCGACAAGTCGGTCGGCCCGCGCCAGAATTTCTTCATCCGCCGCGCCCGCATCATCCTGAGCGGCGACGTCTCCGAGCATCTCTACCTCTATTTCCAGAACGACTTCGCGAGCTCGCCGTCGGGCACTTTCTCGAACTCTCCGACCTTCAATCCTCCCGGCAACTTTGCCGCGCAGCAGGTCTATTATTATTACAATCAGCCGTTCGGTCTCTTCGCCTATCCGGGCTGGAACCAGCAGGGCAACTACAGCTCCGCGCCGGGCAATTTCGGTCAGATCCGCGACCTTTATGCGGACATCTATTTTGACAAGGACAAGGAATTCCGCGTCCGCGCCGGCCAGTCGAAGATCCCCTACGGCTTCGAAAACATGCAGTCGTCGCAGAACCGCCTCGCGCTCGACCGCGCCGACGCAATCAACAGCTGCTGCAAGGACGAGCGCGACCTCGGTCTGTTCTTCTACTACACGCCCAAGGAAATGCGTCATCTCTTCCGGGATCTCGTGAAGAACAACCTGAAGGGCTCCGGCGACTACGGCATGGTTGGCTTCGGCGTCTACAACGGTCAGGGCGCAAATCGCATCGAGCTCAACAAAAACACCCATCTCGTCGCGCGCTTCACTTATCCTTACGTCTTCGAAAACGGCCAGATCGTCGAAGCCAGCGTTCAGGGCTACACCGGCAAATTCGTGCCCTATACGACCGGCATCCGTCCGTCTCTCGGCATGGGAACGAACTGGGCAGGCTTTATCCCGAGCGGTTCGCCCCTCGCGGACATCGGTTCGGGCTTTACGCCCTATGTCGATGGTTCGGGCTGGAATAATCTCGGCAATTACAACCTCAGCTCCTGGGGAGCGAGGAACGGCTGGGGGCCCGTCGTCGCGAACGGCGGCACCGGCATTCAGGACTCTCGCGTCGCCGTCACCGGTGTGATCTATCCGCAGCCGTTCGGCATCAGGGCGGAATGGAACTGGGGCGTCGGGCCGCAGCTGAACGAAACCCAGACCGCGATCACGAAGCGGACGCTCAACGGCGGCTATGTCGAAGCCACCTACAAATATGAGGACAAGGAGTTCGGGACGGGCACCTGGTTCCCCTTCGTGAAGTGGCAATATTATAATGGCGGCGCCAAGTTCGAGAACAATGCTCCGCTGATGCGAGTCAATGAATGGGACGTCGGCGTCGAATATCAGCCCCTGCCGGAGCTCGAGTTCACGGCGATCTACTCCCATATGGATCGCACGAACGTCCAAGCTGCGCCTTACCGTCAGTTCCAGGCGGACCTGATGCGTATGCAGCTTCAGTGGAACTACTGA
- a CDS encoding IS630 family transposase (programmed frameshift) encodes MVRPLSNDLRERVVASVLAGESCRAVALRFGVAVSSVVKWSQRQRETGSVAPAKMGGYRKRVLEPHRAFIVERLAQTPHLTLHGLKDELLARGVKVSHNAIWMFLRREGLRFKKTLLALEQGRADIARRRKRWQSLQARLDPRRLVFIDETWIKTNMTPLRGWGPKGKRLRGLAPHGHWRTLTFLGALRCDRLDAPCVFDGPINGACFRAYVEQQLVPALKQGDIVIMDNLGSHKGEAVRRAIRSAGARLWFLPPYSPDLNPIEQTFSKLKHWMRQAQQRTIDETWRQIGRLAKDIQPQECSNYFTNAGYASVKI; translated from the exons ATGGTTCGACCTCTCTCCAATGATCTTCGAGAGCGTGTGGTTGCGTCGGTTTTGGCTGGCGAGAGTTGCCGCGCCGTGGCTTTGCGCTTTGGCGTGGCCGTGTCATCGGTCGTGAAGTGGTCGCAGCGCCAGCGCGAGACGGGCTCGGTCGCGCCGGCGAAAATGGGCGGCTATCGCAAGCGCGTGCTGGAGCCGCATCGCGCTTTCATTGTCGAGCGTCTGGCGCAGACGCCGCATTTGACGTTGCATGGCCTCAAGGACGAGCTGCTGGCGCGCGGGGTCAAGGTTTCGCACAACGCCATTTGGATGTTCCTGCGCCGCGAGGGGCTGCGGTTC AAAAAAACGCTGCTGGCGCTCGAACAAGGCCGCGCTGACATTGCGCGACGGCGCAAGCGCTGGCAATCGCTGCAAGCGCGCCTCGATCCCAGGCGGCTGGTCTTCATCGACGAGACCTGGATCAAGACGAACATGACGCCGCTGCGCGGCTGGGGCCCCAAGGGCAAGCGCTTGCGCGGCCTCGCGCCGCACGGCCATTGGCGCACGTTGACCTTTCTCGGCGCGCTGCGCTGCGATCGTCTCGACGCGCCCTGCGTCTTCGACGGGCCAATCAACGGCGCGTGTTTCCGCGCCTATGTCGAACAACAACTCGTCCCCGCGCTTAAGCAGGGCGATATTGTCATTATGGACAATCTCGGCAGTCACAAGGGCGAGGCGGTGCGACGCGCGATCCGCTCCGCCGGAGCCAGACTGTGGTTTCTGCCACCCTATTCGCCCGACCTCAATCCAATCGAACAGACCTTTTCCAAGCTCAAACACTGGATGCGACAGGCGCAGCAGCGAACCATCGATGAAACCTGGCGACAGATCGGACGCCTCGCAAAAGACATCCAACCACAAGAATGCAGCAACTACTTCACAAACGCAGGATACGCTTCCGTCAAAATATGA
- a CDS encoding undecaprenyl-phosphate glucose phosphotransferase, which produces MPQRNTALVRASFSAMAASFDLLTIVGVAVAIETTYYSIFYGWSGLSATNLQMCLFAAASFVVANAMRNEYSFANYLQLRGHGWRSFSLWSLVCLCAIAVGFLTKATEETSRAAFVLVYAVGFFAIYAQRATLAHFVRSSAAAGGVSARRLFLVGFEKDVEAFTYRYKPWTCGMHVVAAVVLRETESTLDDDLALAAASARMLRPDDVFILAPWSRTDVIDACVTAFLRVPARIHLGPERVLDRFVDAHIDKVGAISSLSLSGHPLNLMEVAGKRIFDVAVSLLALILLSPLLLVCALLIKLDSPGPALFLQRRYGFNRETFRIVKFRTMTTMDDGRHIKQATANDSRVTRVGRFMRRYNIDELPQLFNVLRGDMSLVGPRPHALAHDQLFERRIALYARRHNVKPGITGWAQVNGLRGEIDSPEKIRMRIEHDLYYIDNWSLIFDVWIIFLTIFSRKAYRNAI; this is translated from the coding sequence ATGCCGCAGCGCAACACCGCGCTGGTGCGAGCGTCCTTTTCGGCCATGGCCGCGTCTTTCGACCTTCTGACGATCGTTGGCGTCGCGGTCGCCATCGAGACGACCTATTACTCGATTTTCTATGGCTGGAGCGGCCTCAGCGCCACGAACCTGCAAATGTGCCTGTTCGCGGCGGCGTCCTTCGTGGTCGCCAATGCGATGCGCAACGAATATTCCTTCGCGAATTATTTGCAGTTGCGCGGCCACGGCTGGCGCAGTTTCAGCCTTTGGAGCCTTGTCTGCCTCTGCGCCATCGCCGTCGGATTCCTCACCAAGGCGACCGAGGAGACGTCGCGCGCGGCCTTCGTGCTTGTCTACGCCGTCGGATTCTTCGCGATTTACGCGCAGCGCGCGACGCTCGCACATTTCGTGCGCTCCAGCGCGGCGGCGGGCGGCGTCTCGGCGCGGCGCCTGTTTCTCGTCGGCTTCGAGAAGGATGTCGAAGCCTTTACCTATCGCTACAAGCCCTGGACCTGCGGCATGCATGTCGTCGCCGCGGTGGTGCTGCGAGAGACGGAGAGCACGCTCGACGATGATCTGGCTCTCGCCGCCGCATCCGCGCGCATGCTGCGCCCCGACGACGTCTTCATCCTCGCGCCCTGGTCGCGCACGGATGTCATCGACGCCTGCGTGACGGCCTTCCTGCGCGTGCCGGCGCGCATCCATCTGGGGCCGGAGCGCGTGCTCGACCGCTTCGTCGACGCCCATATCGACAAGGTCGGCGCCATTTCGAGCCTGAGCCTGTCGGGCCATCCGCTCAATCTGATGGAGGTGGCGGGCAAGCGGATCTTCGACGTCGCAGTCTCGTTGCTCGCACTGATCCTTCTCTCGCCGCTGTTGCTCGTTTGCGCCCTGCTCATCAAGCTGGACTCGCCGGGGCCGGCGCTGTTTCTGCAGCGCCGATACGGCTTCAACCGGGAGACCTTCCGCATCGTCAAATTTCGCACCATGACGACGATGGACGACGGCAGACACATCAAACAGGCGACGGCGAACGACTCTCGCGTCACTCGCGTCGGCCGCTTCATGCGCCGCTACAACATCGACGAGCTTCCGCAACTTTTCAACGTTCTGCGCGGCGACATGTCGCTCGTCGGCCCCCGTCCGCACGCGCTGGCGCATGACCAGCTCTTCGAGCGGCGCATTGCGCTTTACGCGCGCCGCCACAACGTCAAGCCGGGCATCACAGGCTGGGCGCAAGTCAACGGCCTTCGTGGCGAAATAGATTCGCCCGAAAAGATCCGGATGCGTATTGAGCACGACCTTTATTACATAGATAATTGGTCGCTCATCTTCGACGTCTGGATCATTTTTCTTACGATCTTTTCTCGAAAGGCGTATCGCAACGCGATTTGA